The Prevotella sp. oral taxon 299 str. F0039 genome has a segment encoding these proteins:
- a CDS encoding helix-turn-helix domain-containing protein produces MQKNKTIVRDFDQYLDEEYGAIGTEERTKFEEEAKAFYAAQILLQARKDAKVTQSELAQRVGTTKSYISKIENGVIEPSVGLFFRLINALGLRIDITQSMGV; encoded by the coding sequence ATGCAGAAAAACAAAACAATAGTCAGAGATTTTGACCAATATTTAGATGAGGAATATGGTGCAATAGGTACAGAAGAGCGTACTAAATTCGAAGAAGAAGCCAAGGCTTTTTATGCAGCACAAATACTTTTGCAAGCACGTAAGGACGCTAAAGTAACACAAAGTGAGCTTGCTCAGCGTGTAGGAACAACAAAGTCTTATATCTCTAAGATTGAAAATGGAGTGATAGAGCCAAGTGTTGGCTTGTTCTTTCGCTTGATTAATGCTCTTGGTTTGCGCATAGATATTACTCAGTCAATGGGAGTTTAA
- a CDS encoding acyl carrier protein, with translation MSAIEEKVRAIIVDKLGVDETEVKPEASFTNDLGADSLDTVELIMEFEKEFSISIPDDKAEKISTVGDAIAYIEENSK, from the coding sequence ATGTCAGCAATTGAAGAAAAAGTAAGAGCTATTATCGTTGATAAACTTGGTGTAGATGAAACAGAAGTAAAGCCAGAAGCAAGCTTCACTAACGACCTTGGTGCAGATTCACTTGACACTGTTGAGCTTATCATGGAATTCGAAAAGGAATTCAGTATCTCTATTCCAGACGATAAAGCAGAAAAGATTTCAACTGTAGGAGACGCAATCGCTTACATAGAAGAAAACTCAAAATAA
- the rnc gene encoding ribonuclease III, translating into MLNSNFIDKIKLPFRKEKELYLSLYTILGFYPRNIELYQMALSHKSIHFKNKKGKPVNNERLEFLGDAILDAIVGDIVYKHFPGKREGFLTNTRSKLVQRETLNKIAQEIGLSRLIYSSGRNFSHNSYMAGNAFEALIGALYLDRGYNLCMRFMQEKILKKMVNIDTVAYKEVNFKSRLIEWAQKNKMNIAFNLLEQKKDEEGNPVFKYCVVIEGIKCNSASGFSKKESQQLASEETLECIKKNTRFSTALFEAKKKRLEAEQNQETAQEQTTENNENNTQPAQDEPLESTVITTNGKPKEEVVEMKEIEEFDLSDITANPKEPTQEEIIAAAEEAAFAGKE; encoded by the coding sequence ATGCTGAATAGTAATTTCATAGATAAAATAAAGCTCCCATTCCGCAAGGAAAAGGAGCTTTATTTGTCGTTATATACTATCCTAGGATTCTATCCTCGCAACATTGAATTATACCAAATGGCGTTGAGCCACAAAAGTATTCACTTTAAAAATAAAAAGGGAAAGCCTGTTAACAACGAGCGATTAGAATTCTTAGGCGATGCCATTCTCGATGCAATAGTCGGAGATATCGTGTATAAACACTTCCCTGGAAAGCGTGAAGGCTTTCTAACTAACACCAGAAGTAAACTTGTTCAAAGAGAAACACTCAACAAAATAGCCCAAGAAATTGGTCTTTCTCGACTCATTTATTCTAGCGGTCGCAACTTTTCTCACAACAGTTACATGGCTGGAAATGCTTTCGAAGCACTCATTGGTGCGCTTTATTTAGACAGAGGCTACAATCTTTGCATGCGCTTTATGCAAGAGAAAATCTTAAAAAAGATGGTGAACATCGACACGGTGGCATACAAAGAAGTGAACTTTAAGAGCCGACTTATCGAATGGGCGCAAAAGAATAAGATGAACATTGCATTCAACTTATTAGAACAAAAGAAAGACGAAGAGGGCAACCCTGTATTCAAATACTGCGTGGTGATCGAAGGAATAAAGTGTAATTCGGCATCGGGCTTTAGTAAGAAGGAGAGCCAACAGCTCGCATCGGAAGAGACTTTGGAATGTATTAAAAAGAATACTCGATTCTCAACCGCACTTTTTGAAGCTAAGAAAAAACGACTAGAAGCCGAGCAAAACCAAGAAACTGCCCAAGAGCAAACCACAGAAAACAACGAAAACAACACTCAACCTGCTCAAGACGAGCCTTTAGAATCAACAGTAATTACTACAAATGGAAAACCAAAAGAAGAGGTTGTGGAGATGAAAGAGATAGAAGAATTCGATTTATCGGATATCACTGCCAACCCAAAAGAACCCACACAAGAAGAAATTATTGCTGCTGCTGAAGAAGCTGCGTTTGCAGGTAAGGAGTAG
- the lgt gene encoding prolipoprotein diacylglyceryl transferase encodes MLNTILYIVWNPNIELFRIGSLAIRWYSLCWLLGLLFAYLIVKKLYDDQKIKEEYFDPLFLYCFFGILLGARLGHCLFYQPDYFLSSFQHVVEILVPIKFLPGGGMHFTGYEGLASHGGTLGLMIALYLYYKRTHVNLWRVLDNIAIATPVTACFIRLGNLMNSEIIGNVTDVPWAFIFERVDMQPRHPGQLYEAIAYAIFFFVGWYFYKNKPQKVGSGFFFGLCLTLIFTFRFFIEYTKEVQVSFESGMLFNMGQLLSVPFIIIGVACMVGGKWLKKLGAES; translated from the coding sequence ATGCTAAACACTATCCTTTACATTGTTTGGAACCCCAACATAGAGTTGTTTAGAATTGGTTCTTTAGCCATTAGATGGTACTCTTTGTGCTGGCTTCTTGGTCTTTTATTCGCTTATCTCATCGTAAAAAAGCTCTATGACGACCAAAAAATCAAGGAAGAATACTTCGATCCGCTCTTTCTTTATTGCTTCTTTGGCATCTTGTTGGGCGCACGTTTAGGTCATTGTCTATTTTATCAGCCCGATTATTTCTTGAGTTCGTTTCAGCATGTCGTTGAGATTTTAGTGCCAATAAAGTTCTTACCTGGTGGAGGTATGCACTTTACGGGTTACGAAGGCTTAGCGTCTCATGGCGGAACGCTGGGTTTAATGATTGCACTCTACTTGTATTACAAACGCACTCACGTTAATCTTTGGCGTGTACTCGATAACATTGCCATCGCAACACCAGTGACAGCGTGTTTCATTCGCTTAGGTAATTTGATGAATTCAGAAATTATTGGTAACGTAACCGATGTACCTTGGGCGTTTATCTTTGAGCGTGTTGACATGCAACCACGTCACCCTGGTCAGCTATATGAGGCGATTGCTTATGCTATCTTCTTTTTCGTTGGCTGGTATTTCTATAAGAATAAGCCTCAAAAAGTGGGTTCGGGCTTCTTCTTTGGCTTGTGTTTAACCCTCATTTTCACCTTCCGTTTCTTTATAGAATACACCAAAGAGGTGCAGGTGAGCTTTGAGTCGGGAATGCTTTTCAATATGGGTCAGTTGCTAAGTGTGCCCTTTATCATCATCGGAGTGGCATGTATGGTGGGCGGAAAGTGGCTCAAAAAGTTAGGAGCAGAATCGTAA
- the fabF gene encoding beta-ketoacyl-ACP synthase II has product MELKRVVVTGLGAVTPVGNTPEETWNNLINGKSGAASITAFNTEKFKTTFACEVKDLNINEYIDRKEARKLDRYTQLAIISAMQGVKDAGFDLEKENLNRIGVVYGVGIGGIKTFEDEVTSYATRKEEGPKFNPFFIPKMIADIASGQISMLYGFHGPNYATTSACASSTNALADAFNLIRLGKADVMVSGGAEAAICECGVGGFNALHALSTRNDDPEHASRPFSASRDGFVMGEGAACIVLEELEHAKARGAKIYAEMVGEGASADAHHITASHPEGLGAKLVMSNALEDAQMKPEDIDYINVHGTSTPVGDISEAKAIKELFGDHAYKLNISSTKSMTGHLLGAAGAVEAMACILSVQNDIVPPTINHEEGDEDPNIDYKMNFTFNKAQKREVRAALSNTFGFGGHNACVVFKKYAE; this is encoded by the coding sequence ATGGAACTTAAAAGAGTTGTTGTTACAGGACTTGGTGCTGTAACACCCGTTGGAAATACTCCAGAAGAAACCTGGAACAACCTAATTAACGGTAAAAGTGGAGCTGCTTCTATAACAGCTTTCAACACAGAAAAATTCAAAACCACGTTTGCATGCGAGGTTAAAGACCTCAATATCAATGAGTATATCGATCGCAAAGAAGCTCGTAAGCTCGATAGATACACTCAATTGGCTATCATTAGTGCAATGCAAGGAGTTAAAGACGCTGGTTTTGATTTAGAAAAAGAAAACCTTAACCGCATAGGTGTAGTGTATGGTGTGGGTATTGGCGGTATTAAAACTTTCGAAGACGAGGTTACCAGCTATGCTACTCGCAAAGAAGAAGGACCTAAATTCAATCCTTTCTTCATTCCAAAAATGATCGCTGATATCGCATCAGGACAAATTTCGATGCTATATGGCTTTCATGGACCTAACTATGCAACCACTTCTGCATGTGCATCATCAACCAATGCACTCGCAGATGCATTCAACCTTATCCGCTTAGGCAAAGCCGATGTAATGGTAAGTGGTGGTGCAGAGGCTGCAATATGCGAATGTGGAGTAGGCGGTTTCAACGCTCTTCACGCACTATCTACTCGTAATGACGACCCAGAACACGCTTCTCGCCCCTTCAGTGCAAGTAGAGATGGATTCGTTATGGGTGAAGGTGCAGCATGTATTGTGCTAGAAGAGCTAGAACATGCAAAGGCTCGTGGAGCTAAGATCTATGCAGAAATGGTGGGAGAAGGCGCAAGTGCCGATGCACACCACATCACTGCAAGTCACCCAGAGGGCTTAGGTGCAAAGCTTGTAATGAGCAATGCGCTTGAAGATGCACAAATGAAGCCAGAAGATATCGACTATATCAACGTACATGGTACATCTACTCCTGTTGGAGATATATCTGAAGCGAAAGCTATTAAGGAACTCTTTGGCGACCATGCATATAAACTTAACATCAGTTCTACTAAGTCAATGACTGGTCACTTACTTGGTGCTGCTGGTGCAGTAGAGGCTATGGCGTGCATTCTTTCAGTGCAAAACGACATCGTTCCTCCAACTATCAACCACGAAGAGGGTGATGAAGATCCTAACATAGACTACAAAATGAATTTCACATTCAACAAGGCTCAGAAGCGAGAAGTGCGTGCTGCGCTTAGCAACACATTTGGTTTCGGTGGCCATAACGCATGTGTAGTGTTCAAGAAATATGCTGAATAG
- the ychF gene encoding redox-regulated ATPase YchF — MSLKCGIVGLPNVGKSTLFNCLSSAKAQAANFPFCTIEPNVGVITVPDERLTKLAEIVHPGRIVPATCEIVDIAGLVKGASKGEGLGNKFLGNIRETDAIIHVLRCFEDENITHVDETIDPVRDKEIIDTELQLKDLETVDNRLAKEQKIAAAGNKDAKVMVTVLQAYKEVLEKGLNARTVQFESKEEIQAAHDLFLLTSKPVLYVCNVDETAAKEGNEFTQKIAEIATTEGAEVLVIAAKTEEDIASLDSYEDKQMFLEELGLTESGVNRLIKKAYSLLNLETFITAGEMEVKAWTYQKGWKAPQCAGVIHTDFEKGFIRAEVIKYADYIQYGSEAAVREAGKLGIEGKEYVVQDGDIMHFRFNV, encoded by the coding sequence ATGTCATTAAAATGCGGTATAGTTGGACTTCCAAACGTAGGTAAGTCAACTCTTTTTAACTGTTTATCGAGCGCAAAAGCGCAAGCAGCAAACTTCCCTTTCTGCACAATTGAACCCAATGTAGGTGTTATTACCGTTCCAGATGAACGACTAACAAAGCTTGCAGAGATTGTCCATCCAGGCAGAATAGTTCCTGCAACATGCGAAATTGTAGACATTGCAGGACTTGTTAAGGGTGCATCTAAAGGCGAAGGACTTGGTAATAAGTTCTTAGGTAACATCAGAGAGACAGATGCAATTATCCATGTTCTTCGTTGTTTTGAAGACGAAAACATTACACACGTAGACGAAACCATTGATCCTGTGCGTGATAAAGAGATTATTGATACCGAACTTCAATTGAAAGATCTCGAAACGGTCGACAATCGTTTGGCTAAAGAACAAAAGATTGCAGCCGCAGGAAATAAAGATGCTAAGGTGATGGTTACTGTTTTGCAAGCTTATAAAGAGGTTCTTGAAAAGGGACTCAATGCAAGAACGGTGCAATTCGAAAGCAAAGAAGAGATACAAGCAGCACACGACTTATTTCTTCTCACTTCTAAACCTGTGCTATACGTTTGTAACGTAGACGAAACAGCAGCGAAAGAGGGTAATGAGTTCACTCAAAAAATAGCAGAAATAGCAACTACTGAAGGTGCAGAGGTATTGGTTATCGCTGCTAAAACCGAAGAGGATATCGCCTCATTAGATAGTTATGAAGACAAACAAATGTTCCTTGAAGAGCTTGGTTTGACTGAATCGGGAGTGAATAGATTGATTAAAAAGGCTTATTCGCTATTGAATTTGGAAACATTTATCACTGCTGGAGAGATGGAAGTGAAGGCTTGGACTTACCAAAAGGGCTGGAAAGCTCCTCAATGTGCAGGCGTTATCCATACCGATTTCGAGAAAGGTTTCATCCGTGCAGAGGTCATTAAGTATGCAGATTACATTCAATACGGCTCTGAAGCAGCTGTGCGTGAGGCAGGAAAGCTAGGTATTGAAGGCAAAGAATATGTGGTGCAAGATGGCGATATTATGCACTTTAGATTTAACGTGTAA
- a CDS encoding acyltransferase has product MGNKEYYHELTLLKGIAILLVVMGHSLPSCIDQSLCYNSFACYIIRAPQMAMFFVASGFLFSESISWKNFLNKKLNRLLIPYVAYWAIVVLIHVFLSSYTFSGTYSLKESVISLFTGGTYWFLYVLLLIMIVVRFFQFKYGYFMLSAICICVSFIFLDLPMSANRFFNYTPFFIGGIYIRRHYSDIKPFICRYQMLFTIGFCLLFIVTYFIIPESLFIGKLFGTVMFAFVCLYINEKSKCGRMLSYFGKYSLQYYINHLLIGTIAIKIASLFVFGSPLSCYVQWVMVFSLMIAFSFLGLEIQKRLKFLRFISGL; this is encoded by the coding sequence ATGGGAAATAAAGAATATTATCACGAGCTTACATTATTAAAAGGAATTGCAATTCTCTTAGTTGTAATGGGACATTCGCTTCCATCTTGTATAGATCAGAGTCTTTGTTACAATTCCTTTGCTTGCTATATCATACGTGCTCCTCAGATGGCAATGTTCTTTGTTGCAAGTGGTTTCTTGTTTTCGGAGTCTATAAGTTGGAAGAATTTCTTAAATAAGAAGCTAAATAGGCTTCTTATTCCTTATGTTGCATATTGGGCTATTGTTGTACTTATACATGTATTCCTGTCGAGTTACACCTTTTCAGGAACTTATTCGTTGAAGGAATCTGTTATATCTTTATTCACAGGTGGTACATATTGGTTTCTATATGTTTTGCTGTTAATAATGATAGTGGTTAGATTCTTTCAGTTTAAGTATGGTTATTTCATGCTTTCTGCAATATGTATTTGTGTAAGTTTTATCTTTCTTGACTTACCAATGTCGGCAAATCGGTTCTTTAATTATACCCCATTTTTTATTGGAGGCATATATATTCGTAGGCATTATTCTGATATAAAGCCGTTTATATGTAGATATCAAATGCTGTTTACAATAGGATTTTGTTTGTTATTTATTGTAACTTATTTTATTATTCCTGAGAGTTTGTTCATAGGAAAGCTGTTTGGAACAGTGATGTTTGCTTTTGTTTGCTTGTATATCAATGAAAAAAGCAAATGTGGTAGAATGCTTTCCTATTTTGGGAAGTACTCACTTCAGTACTATATCAATCATTTATTGATAGGAACTATAGCAATAAAGATCGCATCACTATTTGTTTTTGGCTCACCATTATCATGTTATGTACAATGGGTAATGGTTTTTTCATTAATGATTGCATTCTCATTTCTTGGTCTTGAGATTCAAAAGCGTTTAAAATTCTTGAGATTTATTTCTGGATTATAG
- a CDS encoding LTA synthase family protein, whose amino-acid sequence MKQLLKRLFPATMWTSTACFYAAVTFIKIMLFNIIWCYQTTFTAFSYPETYINTILLTFILVGPYILARSNRIQLLVLLLIDAALVCNLMYSRTYNSIIPLDSYALAGNLSDFMPSVVDSMRWIDILFPLTTIGAIIFRTSRGKEKYKKERFNRVYGAWTLFFACISMLFVVTKGGLTKAFNNLQDANHYTCTVPMYTISGCLLNEALQSKEQFTPEMQKEIDDWFAQQPDFLPQTDCLRQRTNVVVILCESLESWVLERKVEGKELTPHINQLLKDSTTLYAPHVLTQVKGGRSIDCQLLLNAGMLPIANGCYAVLYPNNNFYTLTKAVTEGNERNATLLTVDKEVTWNQGMVAKAFGIGTILSKDSWVLDEKVGSRKKLGDVSFMKQSVEKIKQNVIRMNPNNNYLQFVTYSGHNPFKLPEALQQIQLKGDYPERMRDYMIMANYTDKAIGIIVDYLKSRPDYENTLVVITGDHEGLAADRASLCQSSAGKGVVSPQQFTPFIVLNSPKGIRYNEVMGQIDMYPTILSLLQVNNYAWKGMGQTIFDSRKAPLAISPNGEVVGNTKGVSAQEISRLKRAWHISDLMLRFNKMPSQKK is encoded by the coding sequence ATGAAACAATTACTCAAGCGTCTTTTTCCTGCCACCATGTGGACGTCAACAGCCTGCTTCTACGCTGCCGTTACCTTCATTAAAATAATGCTTTTCAACATTATATGGTGCTATCAAACCACTTTCACGGCTTTTTCTTATCCCGAAACCTATATCAACACCATTTTGTTAACTTTCATTTTGGTGGGTCCCTACATCCTTGCACGAAGTAATCGAATACAACTTTTGGTACTCTTGCTCATCGATGCTGCCCTTGTTTGTAACTTGATGTATAGCCGAACCTATAACTCTATCATTCCTTTAGATAGCTATGCTCTGGCAGGAAACCTGTCGGACTTTATGCCGAGCGTTGTAGATTCGATGCGATGGATAGATATTCTCTTTCCACTAACAACCATCGGGGCAATTATTTTCAGGACTTCACGAGGAAAAGAAAAGTACAAAAAAGAACGTTTCAATCGTGTTTATGGCGCATGGACCTTGTTTTTCGCTTGCATCTCAATGCTATTTGTCGTTACAAAGGGCGGTTTAACAAAGGCTTTCAACAATTTGCAAGACGCCAACCACTACACCTGCACGGTGCCTATGTACACCATTAGCGGTTGTTTGTTGAACGAAGCACTTCAAAGTAAGGAGCAGTTTACACCTGAAATGCAAAAGGAAATTGACGATTGGTTTGCTCAACAGCCCGACTTTTTGCCTCAAACCGACTGCCTAAGGCAACGCACCAACGTGGTGGTTATCTTGTGCGAGTCGCTCGAAAGCTGGGTTTTGGAGCGCAAAGTGGAGGGAAAAGAACTCACACCGCACATCAATCAACTTTTAAAAGATTCTACCACGCTCTACGCTCCCCATGTTCTTACACAGGTAAAGGGCGGAAGAAGCATCGACTGCCAATTGCTTTTAAACGCTGGTATGTTGCCCATTGCCAATGGTTGCTATGCTGTTCTCTACCCCAACAACAACTTTTATACCCTTACCAAGGCGGTTACTGAGGGCAACGAACGCAACGCTACGCTCTTAACTGTCGACAAAGAGGTGACTTGGAACCAAGGAATGGTGGCTAAAGCCTTTGGTATTGGCACAATATTGAGTAAAGATAGCTGGGTGTTAGACGAGAAAGTGGGCTCGAGAAAGAAGCTGGGTGACGTTTCGTTTATGAAACAATCGGTAGAGAAAATCAAACAAAACGTGATTCGAATGAACCCCAACAACAACTATCTTCAATTCGTAACCTACTCGGGTCACAATCCTTTTAAACTACCTGAAGCACTCCAACAAATTCAACTAAAGGGCGATTATCCTGAAAGAATGCGTGACTATATGATCATGGCGAACTACACAGACAAGGCTATTGGAATTATTGTAGACTACTTAAAGAGTAGACCCGACTACGAAAATACGCTTGTTGTGATTACAGGAGACCACGAAGGACTTGCTGCCGATCGTGCTTCTCTATGTCAATCTTCCGCTGGTAAGGGCGTTGTTTCGCCACAGCAGTTCACCCCTTTCATCGTTCTTAACTCGCCAAAGGGAATACGTTATAACGAGGTGATGGGTCAAATAGATATGTATCCCACCATTTTAAGCCTGCTTCAAGTGAACAACTACGCTTGGAAAGGAATGGGACAAACGATATTCGACTCACGAAAAGCACCCCTTGCAATAAGTCCTAACGGCGAAGTAGTGGGCAACACCAAGGGCGTTTCGGCACAAGAAATCAGTCGACTAAAACGTGCTTGGCACATCTCCGACTTGATGTTGCGCTTCAATAAAATGCCTTCGCAAAAGAAATAG